TCGTCGAGAAACTGAGCAATCTGCTCTCGGCGGTCACTGAGGTCGCGCGTGGCGCGTCTGCGGACCCGACGGCAGCGCGACCAGCGGCATCTGGTCGTTCAGCCGCGTCGCGACGGCATCCAGATCGTCGTCGAAGAGGTCGGCGTAGGTGTCCAGCGTCATCGCTGCGGACGCGTGCCCGAGCATCCGCTGCACGGCCTTCACGTTCGCGCCCGAGCTGATCGCGAGCGACGCGGCCGTGTGTCGAAGGTCGTGAGGAGTGAGTCGAGGGATCGATGGATCGAACTCCTGGGCGCGCCGCACGGCGTTCGCGAACCATCCCTTGCTGCCCGAGTTGCGCATGTGATTGACCCCGTCGCCGAACAACAGACCCTCCGGACCCTTGCCGGCGCACGCCTGGTCGATCATCGGCGCGAGACGCTCGGGGTACGGGACCGAGCGCTTCTCGTGCGTCTTCGGCGTGCCGACGTGGATCTCGTACGCGATCATCACCGCGTTCTCTTCGATGACGAAGCGCCGGCGGAGCCGGTTCACGCTGCGCACCCGCAGCCCGGTCGCCTCGCCCCACCGGAGCCCGGTGTACGCCAACGTGAGGACAAGCGTCGGATACGCCGAGCACGCCGCCAGCGTCGCGACCTGGTCATGCGAGAGGTAGACGCGACGCTTGCCTGGGCCGCGCCGAGGAAGACTGCGCACGTTACGGGCCGGATTGCTGGCAAGGCGACGGTCGTCGATGGCAACGTCGAGGATGCCAGCGAGGACTCCTAGCGCTCGAAGAACGACCGTGCGCGACTTTTGCATCGCAAGGTCCGACACCCAGTCCTGGACTTCCGCGCGCCGGATCGACGAGATCTCTCTGTCGGCCCACACCGGCTCGACATGGTTCTTCCACGCCCGCTCGAGCGTCATGTAGTAGGACGGCTTCGACATCGGCGGCTGCTTGGACCGCAGCCAGCTGTCCGCGAACATCCGAACCGGAACCCGTGACGAGGATGGGTCGATGTACTCGCCCTTCGACTTCGACACCGTGACCATCGAGAGGTACAGCTTCGCCTCGCGCATCGTCGTGAAGCCACGCTTCTCCGCCTCAGTGCGATCCGGCTTGCGATAGCGGACGCGGTAGCGTCGACCCTTCGCCGATTCGTACGGCGTGATGCTGCCCATCTCGACCTCCGCTCGTGCCGGCTCGACGGTCAGTATCGGGCCAGTGTCGGACACTGTCCGGCGGTCGTCAACGCGGTCGATCACCGATGTGGATAGATGTCGGAAGACGTCCTCAACTGGCGTTGGGTTGGAGGAGCGCCTCCCTCCGACGCCGAGAGTGTAGCGATCGGTCGCGTCTCCGTTCTCGCCGCTCACTCCTTGCAGACTCCGCGCTGGCGCGCGTCCCTTAGCAGCCGTTCGCCGACGAGCACTGCGCCGCGCCCGAGCGCTGAACTGGCGGATGTCGGAGGACAGCTGAACTTGATCATTCCGGCAGCCGCAGTAGTAGTGGCGCCCATGGATCTCAGTAAGGGACCGATACGCTCGCGCAATGGAACCTGTAACCCCGGCGACGCTCGCGCTGGACTTCGGGGTATCACAGAAGCGTGTCCGCGACGTCCTCCGGTCACTGTACGGCACACTCCCCGACGATGCCACGAGGTGGGTGCTTGACGATCTCCAGGCGCTCGAAGTTCGCTCCCGACTCCCGACAGTGTCCGACGAGTCGGAATGGGCGCTCGAGATTGGAGATCGGGTCCGTCGTCGCGCGATCCATCGCCGGTACGGTGGTCGCCACCAAGGCGGAATAACCACATCGACGAAGACGCGCGACATCTTCATCTTTACTGACCCCGCCCGCGGCGCACGATACGGGTACGACCTGCTCGAGGGGCTGCGGCCGGACGGTTCGTTCGCCTACACAGGCCAGGGCCCCTCGGGAAATCAGGAGTTCATTGACGGAAACAAGGCGCTCTTAGAGTCAGCCGACGAAGGGCGCATAATCCGCCTCTTCAACGCGAAGTCCCCCTACGCTACATACGTGGGCGCCTTCACGACGGGTGATCCAGTGTGCGAGCTCCACATGATTCCCGGTGAGGACAAGGTTCTCCGGCGGGCAATTGTTTTCAACCTCGTGCCTCTCGACGCGAACCCGATCCTTCTGGCACCGAACCGCAGCAAACTGCGGATGCTCAAACCTCAGATCGGCCCGTGGAATCCGCCGGACGCGTCGGACATGAAGCTCGTCGTCGATGGCACGCAACTCCCGCCGGGTGACAGAGTAGTGTCGCGGGTCGAATTTCAGCTGCAGGCTGATTTTGGTCGATGGCTGGAAGGCCGCGGCACCCCTGCGAGCCGCCTGCGGCTGCCCGTCGGCGGGACCATTATCGAGCCAGATATGTATGTCGAGGCCGAAGGTTGGGTGGTCGAGGCGAAGAAGTCAACCGGACGCGAGTACGTTCGTATGGCAATCGGCCAAGTACTCGACTACGCGCACAACGCCCGAGAACTCGCTACGGAGGTCTCTCCGATGATCCTTCTGCCCGGGCGGTCGGAGCCAGACTTGCAGGAGCTCTCTGCAGACCTTGGGATAACAGTCGCCGCGCGCGACGGCGACTCGTTTGAGCTGCTCCACCCCTAGCCGGGGGTGCCCTGCGCAACGATCATTCGCACTGAGGGAATGTCAGCCGGCGCCCAATCAAGCGATTCGAGATCTCGCGCCGGCAGCCAGCGCACGTCGGCATGCTCGGTCAGCTTGGGAGCGCCAGACTTCAATGTGCACCAGAACGTAGTCAGTGTGACGTCACCGAAGTCATAGGCGTGCGTGGTCGTCGTCAACTCCGCGCCCACGTCGACCGTGCAACCGAGCTCTTCCGCGATTTCGCGCTCAAGCGCCTGCCGAGCCGTCTCGCCGGGTTCGATCTTGCCGCCCGGAAACTCCCATCTGCCGGGCAGGCTTCCGAGCGGGCCTCGTTGCGCGCACAGCACCGCGCCATCGCGGACCATCACGGCGCCGACCACCTTGATCTGCTTGCCCACGGGCTGCCCTTCGACTGCACATCCCGCACGCCCGTGCAGCGGGCGGAATCTGCGCCAGTCTAGATCCGCCAATCGCGATAACACCGCGGGTGAGCACCGCGCGCCGAGGTTGAGTGCGTCTGCTCGTGCCGGCGGTGCGCAGGGGAGTCGCTGCTGGAGAGCCGCGTGCGATGGGCCAGGATGGGAGAGTTCGCGGCGTCGCTGCCGCTTGTTCGTTGCCCTATAGCAGGAGTGCCCACCTGTGGTGAATCACGTCGCCTTCATCTGGAACATCGCCGAGTCCCTTCGCGGCCCGTTCAAACCCTCGGAGTACGGGTCGGTCGTCCTGCCATTCACGGTGCTCCGCCGCCTCGACGCCGTCCTCGCCGACACGAAGCCCGCCGTGCTGGAGGCGGCCAAGGGAATCGCGTCACTTCCCGAGATGCTGCAGACGATCAAGCTGACCGAGGCGTCGAGGCACCAGTTCTACAACACCTCCCCGTTCGACTTCTCCAAGCTCGTCGCCGACCCCGCCGACCTCCGCGCGAACCTCTCCTCGTACCTGGCGGGGTTCTCCCCGAACGTGCGGGACATCTTCGAGCGGTTCGAGTTCGACAAGACGATGAACAAGCTGGCGGAGAAGAACAAGCTGTTCGCGGTGACGGAAAAGTTCGCGCAGGCCGACTTCCACCCTCGCACGGTCAGCAACATCCAGATGGGCCTGGTCTTCGAGGAGCTCATCCGGTTCGCGAACGAGAAGTCGAACGAGACCGCAGGTGACCACTACACGCCGCGCGAGGTCATCAAGCTCATGGTCGAGCTGCTGTTCGCGCTCGACGACGACGCGCTGTCCAAGTCGGGTGTGGTTCGGTCCATCTACGATCCCACCGCGGGCACGGGCGGCATGCTCTCGGTCGCAGACGAGTACCTCCACACCCTGAACCCGAGCATCCAGCTCAGCCTGTACGGGCAGGACTACAACGACGCTTCCTACGCGATCTGTAAGGCCGACATGGTCATCAAGGGCCAGGACGTCGACAACATCGCCCTCGGCGACACCCTCACTGAAGATGCCTTCGACGACAGGAAGTTCGATTACGGCCTGTCCAATCCGCCCTTCGGAGTCGACTGGAAGGACCAGCGCACCTACGTCGACGACGAACACACCAAGCTCGGCTTCAACGGCCGCTTCGGCCCCGGCACCCCAGCCGTCAGCGACGGCGCGATGCTGTTCCTTCTGCACCTGGTGTCGAAA
This genomic interval from Microbacterium sp. 4R-513 contains the following:
- a CDS encoding site-specific integrase, which produces MSDTGPILTVEPARAEVEMGSITPYESAKGRRYRVRYRKPDRTEAEKRGFTTMREAKLYLSMVTVSKSKGEYIDPSSSRVPVRMFADSWLRSKQPPMSKPSYYMTLERAWKNHVEPVWADREISSIRRAEVQDWVSDLAMQKSRTVVLRALGVLAGILDVAIDDRRLASNPARNVRSLPRRGPGKRRVYLSHDQVATLAACSAYPTLVLTLAYTGLRWGEATGLRVRSVNRLRRRFVIEENAVMIAYEIHVGTPKTHEKRSVPYPERLAPMIDQACAGKGPEGLLFGDGVNHMRNSGSKGWFANAVRRAQEFDPSIPRLTPHDLRHTAASLAISSGANVKAVQRMLGHASAAMTLDTYADLFDDDLDAVATRLNDQMPLVALPSGPQTRHARPQ
- a CDS encoding class I SAM-dependent DNA methyltransferase codes for the protein MVNHVAFIWNIAESLRGPFKPSEYGSVVLPFTVLRRLDAVLADTKPAVLEAAKGIASLPEMLQTIKLTEASRHQFYNTSPFDFSKLVADPADLRANLSSYLAGFSPNVRDIFERFEFDKTMNKLAEKNKLFAVTEKFAQADFHPRTVSNIQMGLVFEELIRFANEKSNETAGDHYTPREVIKLMVELLFALDDDALSKSGVVRSIYDPTAGTGGMLSVADEYLHTLNPSIQLSLYGQDYNDASYAICKADMVIKGQDVDNIALGDTLTEDAFDDRKFDYGLSNPPFGVDWKDQRTYVDDEHTKLGFNGRFGPGTPAVSDGAMLFLLHLVSKMRRPEDGGSRMAIVLNGSPLFSGGAGGGESNIRKWLLERDLVEAIIGLPRDMFYNTGISTYIWVLTNRKDANRRGRVQLIDGREMFTKLRKGLGSKRNEFSPKNIETIVGLYAGFEDGEHSKIFRNEDFLYRTITVERPLKLNWRATPERIDTVFEAKAIQKLNETDAAALRVALGRLGTDMVWTNRAEFQKVLKDAAKAEGLTLPAPLLKTVTMELGEQDDTADTCIDAKGNPEPDASLRDTENVPWDEDVDAYVAREVLPYSPDAWVDRSKTKEGAEIPFTRHFYQYVPPRPLEEIDRDLDVVMEQLRAMLVEVER
- a CDS encoding (deoxy)nucleoside triphosphate pyrophosphohydrolase: MGKQIKVVGAVMVRDGAVLCAQRGPLGSLPGRWEFPGGKIEPGETARQALEREIAEELGCTVDVGAELTTTTHAYDFGDVTLTTFWCTLKSGAPKLTEHADVRWLPARDLESLDWAPADIPSVRMIVAQGTPG